The genomic segment CCTGCTGCCACCAGCCGAGCGGTGAATGTCTTTACCGAGCTGTCATCGCGTGTGCTTGATGAAGAATTGAGAGGCCCACTCGCACATTTGAAGCCGAATGTGGCTCCAACACCTTATTTTGCAAGTGTCCACAGCATTTATAACCCGCTGGCCATTACGGCATATAACATTGTTCCAGGGCTTCTCGGTGTCGTCTTAACCATGACCATGGTCATTATTACCGCGATGGCCATTACCCGCGAATACGAGCAGGGTACCATGGAAAACCTGCTGGCCACCCCCTTAAAACCGCTGGAGGTCATGGTTGGAAAAATCGTGCCCTACATCATTGTTGGCTATCTGCAGGCGGGTATCATTCTGCTGCTTGCGCATTTTCTCTTTTCTGTTCCCATTGAAGGCAACGTATTGTTGCTGCTCGTACTCTGCCTGCCCTTTATTGCCTCAAACCTGGCCGTTGGCATGACGTTCTCCACGCTGGCTTCTAATCAGCTGCAGGCGGTTATGAGTGCGACGTTCTTTTTTCTGCCTTCTCTGCTGCTGTCGGGCTTTATGTTTCCATTTCGCGGGATGCCGGACTGGGCGCAGTGGGTTGGCAGCATACTGCCGCTTACCCATTTTCTAAAAATCGTCCGCGGTATTGTGCTGAAGGGCAGTGGTTTTAGTGACGTCTGGCGCGAAGTGCTCTCTATCTGTATCTTTATGGTCGCCATGATGGGCATTGCGTACCGCCGTTATCGCCAGACGCTCGATTAGGAGTAAAAAGACATATGAATGCCTCATTGCTGACTCTCAGTATCATTCTGCTGGTATTGATACTGCTTTCGGGTTTTTTTTCCGGTGCCGAAATTGGCATGATGTCGCTGAACCGCTACCGTTTGCGCCATCTGGTGCGTAAAAAAGACCGCCAGGCCATACGGGTTGATGGACTCTTGCAGCACCCTGACAAGCTCCTCAGTGTAGTCTTGATTGGCAACACGCTTGCCAATATCGTTGCCTCTACCGTTGCCACATTGATGGGGCAGCGACTCTATGGCGATATGGGTGTCGCGATTGCGACCACACTCCTTACCGTGGCGGTTCTCGTGGTGTCGGAAATGACACCCAAAACCCTTGCTGCCATGCATCCGCAGCGAGTGGCGTTTGCCTGTTCGGCGCCTCTTAAGCTCTTGCAGGCCCTGTTTGCGCCGCTCGTCTATCTGATTACGGCGATGGCGAACGGGTTGCTGCGTCTTTTAGGGGTACGCATGGAAAAAGGGCAGCGTGACGCGCTGACGGGTGAGGAGCTACGCACGGTGGTGCACGAAGCCGGAGGACTCTTGCCGGTCGCGCATAAGAGCATGGTCATTAGTCTCCTCGATTTAGAGCAGGCGACGGTTGAAGATATTATGATTCCGAAAGTGGAAATCACGGGGATTGATTTGGACCAGCCCTGGCAGTCCATCCTGTCGCAGCTTGAAACCGCTCAGCACACGCGTCTGCCGCTGTATCGCGGCAGCATCGACAACCTTGAAGGGCTTGTGCATCTGCGCAGTGTGCTGAACCTCTCGCTCGAGGGGCGTCTGACGCCTGAAAGTCTTATTAACATGGCCGAAGCCCCTTATTACATCCCGGAAGCCACACCGCTTAATGTGCAACTGCATAACTTTCAAAAGATGAAACGGCGCATTTCGTTTGTGGTCGATGAGTATGGCGACCTTCAGGGGCTTGTGACCATGGAAGACATTCTTGAGGAAGTGGTGGGGGACTTTACCACCGATGTCTCATCGCTTGGTAAGGAAATCATGCCACAGCCGGATGGTTCATATCTCATTGACGCAAGTATCACCCTGCGCCAGCTTCAGCGCATGCTGGGCTGGAAGCTGCCGGCACTTGGGCCCCGCACCCTGAGCGGGCTCGTGATTGAATACCTTGGTTACATTCCCCCCGCCGACTGTTGTCTGCGCATGGATGCCTGGCAGATTGAAATTCTGCGTGTTGGGGAAAATATGGTTAAAACCGTGCGCATGTTTCGCGCGCCTAAAAAGCGCGCAGCAGAGGGGTCGTTAATCTCTTGATGCAAGCCCCTGACGTGAATCGGGCAACCGTTGGCCCGGTTTCTTTGACGACTGCTCGCCGTGTGCTTTTTGGGCGGCAAAAAACTCGCCGATGGGCGTCAATCGTTTATAACAGGGTTTACCCAAGTCGTCTTTCAGCGAAGCAAGAAGCGTGTAAATCTCCTGATATCTTTCGTCTTGTGCCACGTGCTCCTGCTCAAGGTATGTACACACCCGGTTCAATGTTTCACGTTTCATGGTTCTATTCCTGTTATATTTTATGAAACAGGTCAGTGAAGCCGGTGAGTTTAGCGTTTCCTCTGTCAAAAGTGCTTCATGCAGGCTCGGGTCCGCAAGAATAAGGCTCGCGATATCCTGTGTGCTTGTGGGGTTGAGCGACAGTATTCTGTCAAACACTATTTTTACGGTTGAATCCGTGCTGCAGGATGCTCCAAAATGCCTTTCTGGAAGCAGATATGCAGTAATGACTCTCAGCTTTTTTTCGACTGGAAGTGCTTTGAAAACTGTTCGCTCGGGTTCACTGTATACCGCATAAAGTGATGACAGGCGAGCAAGAAATGCAAAACAGGGTGTGGGGATACGGCTCAGGGTTTCAGGTGCACACTCCCACCTCGAAAAGAGTTCGCGCAACTGCTTGTTAGAAGGAGGCGCTTCTGTATTCAGGAGCGTAATCAGATGCTCGGTCTGTTTTTTATTGAGTGTCTGCTGAAGCTCACGTTGTGCGCCTGCAAGAAAGACCATATCTTCCAGACTCAGGCTGTCAACAGTTTTTGATACCTGCTGGAGTGCTTCTTCATACATTCTGAGCACGCTGCCGCTTTTTTCGTAAAGCTCTGATTGCAGAGGGGGATTGCGCCGTATTTCACGGTATAAAAGATGCAGTATTTGCATTTTTTGCAGGGGCGCCAGGGCCGCAATCTCCTCAAGCATCCAGTCTATGACAGAGGGGTGGCGATAAATGACGTTTTCCTGCACCCGGTTGTAGGGCCCGTTATCGTAACTGACGTGCATGGGATTGCCATAGGCATGGTGGCGGAGGGCTTCTGCGAGGACTTTTAAATCGCCCCGTGTTCCCGACTGGATGTGTTTTCGGACAAGTGGGCGAATAACCTCTTCTCCCTGGTCATATCCAATCGCCAGATGAAGGAGAGGAGAACGCGGATGCCGATATGCCGGAAACGGCCCTGGACGCATGGACGGGGATGCTGTCGCCGGCACTTGCCGCAACCGGTCCCAGAGTCTTCTTAAAAAAGCGCGACCTTCCTCGTTCCAGCGCACGGGCACGGTCTGGTATTGGGCAAGAGGCCGCCCGGCGCTTCCACGTTCGAGTCTGACGCGTTCTTCTCGACCAAGAGGCTCTCCATACACGCCTCTGTAGGTTACAACATCGGCAGTCAGGTGGCGCATGATGTGTGAGGCCTGCCAGGGTTCTTCAGCGCGTTGAAAACGCTCTAAAATAGCGGCTACCCTGTCGATGTTGCTGTCAAAAAGAGGTTTTGTGCTGAAGGAGGTAACGGCTCTCCAGAGGCGTTTGAAAAAGCCATTATTTGCGACATACGCCTCCATCTCTCCCAGCAGGTCTTCTAACAGCTCGGGGTTTTCCTGCTGAACACGCTGTTGCCTGTCAGTGAAGGTGCCTTGAGGCTGAAAGTTACCCAGGCGTTCAATGGCCGACCTCGTTTTTTGTGAAACGTTGTAGCGTGATTTTACGCTCTTACCGCCCATTTGGTGTGCTCTTTTATTAAAAGTATGGCATTACTGCAGTATAACGCACATTGCTTAAGCCAGTATTAGCTAATTCCTTGTATACCCGATAAATCTCTGTGCTGGACAAAAAACGCATGATGTATCGGTAACGCAGACGGTCACGAAGGCACATATGCTCACCACCAGTTTTTTATTACGGTTCTACCTTGCACACATTGACATCGGGTGTGAAGAGATAGCCCTGGTTACGGATGGTTTTGATGAGTTTGGGATGCTTTGGGTTCGTTTCAATTTTTAGTCGAAGTCGGCTGATTTGCACGTCTATTCGGCGGTCAAAAGGGGAGAGATCGCAATCACGGGTCATTTGCAGCAGAAATTCTCTCCCAAGCACGCGCTGAGCATTACGGGCAAAAAGATGCAGCAGCGCAAACTCTCCCTCGCTTAATGTCAACGGACGGTTCATGGCATCAACTACCTGATGTTGGCCGGGATAGAGGCGAAACGTGGCAAAGCTCAGCACTTCCTCGCGCTTTCGCAAGGCATCGCGCGCTTTTATGATGCGGCGGTGAACCGCGTTGATGCGTGCATGCAACTCGCGCGGGTTAACCGGATGGATAAGAAAATCATCCGCGCCCTGTTCCAGTGTTTCAATACAGGCTTCACGCTCTTCGGCATTCGCAAGTACAATCACCGGAATTTGAACACCAGGCGGTAAATTGCCGTAAGTCGCAAACAGAGGAAGCGTCACGACCAGAGCGTTGGCGGCCCGGTAGTCTTGTATACCGGGGTGCGATGCACTCAGAATCGTTACCCCAAAACTTTCAAACCAGGTAATGAACTCAGGATTTGCCGGGGTAGAGTCGATATACATCAACGTCTTAACAACAGTAGTATCAGGCACGGGGTTTTCCCTTTTTCACAAAGCCAAGCGCAGCCAGCCTGTCCTCCATGGAGGGGTGAGTGCTGAAAAGGCTGGTCAGGGATTTAACGGGATCGATGGCAGTCGGGTCAAAGAGGTAAGACGCCTGGCGAACTTCTTCATGGGGCGTGTTGCCATAAGCTGCTGCGTAGGCTTCTTTGTGCTGCTCGTGATCCTGGCTGATTTTAAGGAGTGCGCGCGCCATTGGTTCGTTATCGCGCATCAGCTCCACTGCTCCGGCATCGGCCATGTATTCGCGTGAGCGGCTTAAAAAGAGCGCGAGCACAACGGTCAGCAGAGGCAGCAGATAGCGCAGGAAAAGAACTACGATAAAAAGACGGTTGTCACTCTGGCGATTATCATTCTGACGAAACATCATGTTATAAAAGATTAAATCGAGCACCAGCAGCAACAGATTGCTTAAAACCGCGACCATCAGTGTCAGTTTAATGTCATGATGGCGAATATGGCTCAATTCATGTGCCATAACAGCCTGCAGCTCCGCGCGGTCAAGCTTT from the Legionella geestiana genome contains:
- a CDS encoding ABC transporter permease, whose amino-acid sequence is MIRFERTRFIAMMLKEFIQMRRDRATFAMILGIPLMQLIIFGYAINTNPHYLPVAIVNNDNSVFSRRILSGMEQSTYFRFVSPATTEAEAAHALKTGDVQFVLNFPTNFARDLVRGQRPTVLLQADATDPAATSRAVNVFTELSSRVLDEELRGPLAHLKPNVAPTPYFASVHSIYNPLAITAYNIVPGLLGVVLTMTMVIITAMAITREYEQGTMENLLATPLKPLEVMVGKIVPYIIVGYLQAGIILLLAHFLFSVPIEGNVLLLLVLCLPFIASNLAVGMTFSTLASNQLQAVMSATFFFLPSLLLSGFMFPFRGMPDWAQWVGSILPLTHFLKIVRGIVLKGSGFSDVWREVLSICIFMVAMMGIAYRRYRQTLD
- a CDS encoding HlyC/CorC family transporter; translation: MNASLLTLSIILLVLILLSGFFSGAEIGMMSLNRYRLRHLVRKKDRQAIRVDGLLQHPDKLLSVVLIGNTLANIVASTVATLMGQRLYGDMGVAIATTLLTVAVLVVSEMTPKTLAAMHPQRVAFACSAPLKLLQALFAPLVYLITAMANGLLRLLGVRMEKGQRDALTGEELRTVVHEAGGLLPVAHKSMVISLLDLEQATVEDIMIPKVEITGIDLDQPWQSILSQLETAQHTRLPLYRGSIDNLEGLVHLRSVLNLSLEGRLTPESLINMAEAPYYIPEATPLNVQLHNFQKMKRRISFVVDEYGDLQGLVTMEDILEEVVGDFTTDVSSLGKEIMPQPDGSYLIDASITLRQLQRMLGWKLPALGPRTLSGLVIEYLGYIPPADCCLRMDAWQIEILRVGENMVKTVRMFRAPKKRAAEGSLIS
- a CDS encoding winged helix-turn-helix domain-containing protein, with the translated sequence MPDTTVVKTLMYIDSTPANPEFITWFESFGVTILSASHPGIQDYRAANALVVTLPLFATYGNLPPGVQIPVIVLANAEEREACIETLEQGADDFLIHPVNPRELHARINAVHRRIIKARDALRKREEVLSFATFRLYPGQHQVVDAMNRPLTLSEGEFALLHLFARNAQRVLGREFLLQMTRDCDLSPFDRRIDVQISRLRLKIETNPKHPKLIKTIRNQGYLFTPDVNVCKVEP
- the htpX gene encoding zinc metalloprotease HtpX — protein: MALEDYHAGVGNWRETLQSNERRTGMVIVLFVLLYTGLGLLVDVLLLSSRYPGATLSQYLSALLSFQAFPYATLSMAAVALISLFVAWAMYDRIMLLGTEYHEITPETARTLEERQLYNVVEEMKVAAGLHYMPRVFLIDAPYMNAFASGYSEKSAMVAITRGLFEKLDRAELQAVMAHELSHIRHHDIKLTLMVAVLSNLLLLVLDLIFYNMMFRQNDNRQSDNRLFIVVLFLRYLLPLLTVVLALFLSRSREYMADAGAVELMRDNEPMARALLKISQDHEQHKEAYAAAYGNTPHEEVRQASYLFDPTAIDPVKSLTSLFSTHPSMEDRLAALGFVKKGKPRA